The proteins below are encoded in one region of Bacteroides uniformis:
- a CDS encoding HU family DNA-binding protein has translation MSAYYDLYETPVPEGEEPKSLHARVCSKGTISGKEFMERVFREEHMPHAMVVGIVQAITTTLGDWLAKGYTVEIEGLGFFSTTLKCTHPVMNKKEVRAESVKMSTVKFRPGIEFKRYVAGKMELERADKRFFPDKPKAMGDMVAREKSMMDFLEANVCITRAEYSRLVHVTARRASRDLQTFIDSGVIRKRGAGRSVVYVKG, from the coding sequence ATGAGTGCTTATTATGACCTTTATGAAACGCCCGTCCCCGAAGGCGAGGAACCGAAGTCGCTGCATGCCCGTGTCTGTTCCAAGGGAACCATTTCTGGTAAAGAGTTTATGGAACGGGTTTTTCGTGAAGAACATATGCCCCACGCCATGGTTGTGGGTATTGTGCAAGCCATCACCACTACGCTTGGAGACTGGCTGGCAAAGGGCTATACGGTGGAGATAGAGGGACTTGGCTTCTTCAGCACCACGCTGAAGTGTACCCATCCGGTGATGAATAAGAAAGAAGTACGTGCGGAGTCGGTCAAGATGTCCACGGTGAAATTCCGTCCCGGCATCGAATTCAAACGTTATGTGGCAGGTAAGATGGAGTTGGAACGTGCGGATAAACGCTTTTTCCCGGATAAACCGAAAGCAATGGGCGACATGGTTGCCCGTGAAAAAAGCATGATGGACTTTCTGGAGGCTAATGTCTGTATTACTCGTGCAGAATATTCCCGCCTTGTCCATGTCACCGCCCGCCGGGCTTCGAGGGATTTGCAGACATTTATCGATTCCGGCGTGATTCGCAAGCGTGGTGCCGGCCGTTCTGTGGTCTATGTCAAGGGGTGA
- a CDS encoding ExbD/TolR family protein, which yields MGRAKIKKKSTFIDMTAMSDVTVLLLTFFMLTSTFVKKEPVQVTTPASVSEIKIPETNVLQILVDPSGKVFMSLDKQSDLREVLEAMGQEYGVTFTPEETKKFMLASTFGVPMKSMKKYLDLPQDQQDAVLKNEGIPTDSIDNQFKAWVRNARAVNSDLRIAIKADANTPYSVIKNVMNSLQDLRENRYNLITSLKTTSEE from the coding sequence ATGGGCAGAGCGAAAATAAAAAAGAAAAGTACGTTCATCGATATGACGGCGATGAGTGACGTAACTGTACTGCTGCTGACCTTCTTCATGCTGACTTCTACGTTCGTGAAGAAAGAGCCGGTACAAGTAACGACTCCCGCCTCTGTATCCGAGATTAAGATTCCGGAGACAAATGTACTCCAGATATTGGTCGATCCGAGCGGAAAAGTATTTATGAGTCTGGACAAGCAGTCCGACTTGCGCGAAGTGCTGGAAGCTATGGGGCAGGAGTATGGAGTGACTTTCACTCCGGAGGAAACTAAAAAATTCATGCTGGCGTCTACCTTTGGTGTGCCGATGAAGAGTATGAAGAAATACCTCGACTTGCCGCAAGACCAGCAAGATGCTGTATTGAAGAATGAGGGGATACCGACAGACAGTATTGACAATCAGTTCAAGGCCTGGGTACGCAACGCCCGTGCAGTGAACAGTGATTTGCGCATTGCCATCAAGGCAGATGCCAATACTCCTTATTCCGTAATAAAAAATGTGATGAACTCACTTCAGGACCTCAGAGAGAACCGGTACAACCTGATTACTTCTCTGAAGACCACAAGTGAAGAGTGA
- a CDS encoding helix-turn-helix domain-containing protein, which produces MNPLLTTKQETFRAGTDKLEFFRERLLKMNNGALMFCTRGEANITIDLRKYHIVPNTHITLLPSSIISLTSASKDFLVDFFAYSETMFKTACFRLEPPFIHFIKENACYTHTEDEPVRAITGLITASNAIYRDSENLYREAIAQNLLQIFFLDTYDKVQRYFTEEQINGSNRKEELFKKFINLVHTYCATQRDVVFYADQLCISTRYLSAITKQVAENSAKEIIDENLILELKMALQSTGMSLKEIADKYRFPDQSFFGRYFKKHTGMSPKEYRAKKN; this is translated from the coding sequence ATGAACCCATTACTGACTACCAAACAAGAAACGTTCAGAGCCGGAACAGACAAGCTGGAATTCTTCCGGGAACGTCTTCTGAAAATGAACAATGGAGCACTGATGTTCTGCACCCGTGGAGAAGCAAATATCACAATAGATTTAAGAAAATATCATATTGTACCCAATACGCACATTACGCTGCTTCCAAGTTCCATTATTTCACTGACAAGTGCGAGTAAAGATTTCCTGGTGGACTTCTTTGCCTATTCCGAGACAATGTTCAAGACGGCATGCTTCCGTTTAGAGCCGCCCTTCATACATTTTATAAAGGAGAATGCATGCTATACGCATACCGAAGACGAACCGGTTCGTGCTATCACAGGACTCATCACGGCAAGCAATGCCATCTACCGCGATTCTGAAAATCTGTATCGCGAAGCCATTGCACAAAACCTGCTGCAAATTTTCTTTCTCGACACCTACGACAAGGTTCAACGTTACTTTACGGAAGAGCAAATCAATGGCAGTAACCGGAAAGAAGAATTGTTCAAAAAGTTTATAAATCTGGTACATACGTACTGTGCTACCCAGCGGGATGTCGTTTTTTATGCTGACCAACTCTGCATTTCGACCCGCTACCTATCTGCCATCACCAAACAAGTGGCGGAAAATTCTGCCAAAGAAATCATTGACGAAAACCTGATATTGGAACTGAAAATGGCACTGCAATCCACCGGCATGTCACTGAAAGAGATTGCCGACAAATATCGTTTTCCCGACCAGTCTTTCTTCGGACGATATTTCAAGAAACACACGGGAATGTCACCCAAGGAGTACAGAGCAAAGAAGAACTGA
- a CDS encoding SGNH/GDSL hydrolase family protein, with translation MNCKSLFFLVVFSLTLISGVFAQKKVSILGDSYSTFYGHVSPAANLCWYGVPGEKKENDVTKVEETWWYRFIHEHGFQLERNNSYSGSTVCHTGYEKADYSDRSFITRIHNLGTPDIILVFGGTNDSWAGAPIGAYQYDGWTKADLYSFRPAFCYLLASLKQLYPAARIYNITNSELSEEVTDSMDEICRHYGIENIRLHDIDKQWGHPSVQGMQSIDAQVWESVSPILEASVSLPAKN, from the coding sequence ATGAACTGCAAATCCTTGTTTTTTCTGGTTGTTTTTTCCCTGACCCTTATATCAGGGGTGTTTGCTCAAAAGAAAGTTTCTATTCTTGGCGATTCCTATTCCACTTTTTACGGTCATGTCTCTCCTGCCGCCAATCTCTGCTGGTATGGAGTTCCCGGCGAAAAGAAAGAGAATGATGTGACAAAGGTGGAGGAAACCTGGTGGTACCGTTTCATCCATGAGCACGGCTTTCAGTTGGAACGCAACAATTCCTATTCCGGCTCCACCGTCTGTCATACCGGTTACGAGAAAGCCGATTACTCCGACCGTTCTTTTATCACCCGTATTCACAACCTCGGCACCCCCGACATAATCCTTGTTTTTGGCGGTACCAATGACAGTTGGGCAGGTGCTCCCATTGGCGCATACCAATATGATGGCTGGACGAAAGCCGATTTGTATAGCTTCCGTCCTGCCTTTTGCTATCTGCTTGCATCTCTCAAGCAGCTCTATCCTGCGGCCAGGATTTATAATATTACCAATTCAGAATTATCCGAAGAGGTAACTGATTCCATGGATGAAATTTGCCGGCACTATGGCATCGAGAATATTCGTTTGCACGACATTGATAAACAATGGGGGCATCCTTCTGTGCAAGGAATGCAGAGTATCGATGCTCAGGTTTGGGAGTCTGTCTCCCCGATATTGGAGGCTTCTGTTTCTTTGCCTGCCAAGAACTAA
- a CDS encoding efflux RND transporter periplasmic adaptor subunit: MITKKSMMKQMMTVICSATLAACGSAPVVQPQSEYQVMTISTTDKELQTIYSAAIRGRQDIDIYPQVSGTLTKLCVEEGQTVRRGQVLFIIDQVPYLAALRTAEANVEAARAGVATSQLTYDSKKELYAQKVISEFDLKTSYNSLLTAKAQLAQAEAQQVNAANNLSYTEVKSPADGMVGTLPYRVGTLVSASLPKPLTTVSDNSNMYVYFSMTENQLLDLTRRYGSKDKALAEMDSIELQLNDRSVYPQEGKIETISGVIDTSTGTVSLRAVFPNKEGLLTSGGSGNVIIPVRKENCIVVPQSATYEVQDKVYVYKVVDGKAQSVPVQVTRVNGGQEYIVESGLKVGDTIVAEGVGLLREGTSVQPKTNE, translated from the coding sequence ATGATAACAAAAAAGAGTATGATGAAACAGATGATGACCGTCATCTGTAGTGCAACACTGGCAGCCTGCGGCAGCGCGCCTGTCGTGCAACCCCAGTCGGAATATCAGGTGATGACTATTTCGACTACCGACAAAGAACTGCAGACAATTTATTCCGCAGCCATCCGCGGACGGCAGGACATTGACATCTATCCGCAGGTGTCCGGTACACTCACCAAACTTTGTGTGGAGGAAGGACAGACCGTGCGTCGGGGGCAAGTCTTGTTTATTATCGACCAGGTGCCCTATCTGGCAGCCTTGCGCACAGCAGAAGCCAATGTGGAAGCTGCCCGTGCCGGCGTGGCCACTTCGCAACTGACATATGACAGCAAGAAGGAGCTTTATGCCCAGAAGGTGATTTCCGAGTTTGACTTAAAGACTTCCTACAACAGCCTGCTGACAGCGAAAGCCCAGTTGGCCCAAGCCGAGGCGCAGCAGGTGAATGCCGCCAATAACCTCTCTTATACAGAAGTGAAGAGTCCGGCAGATGGAATGGTAGGTACGCTCCCTTATAGGGTGGGGACGTTGGTCAGCGCCAGTTTGCCCAAACCACTGACGACCGTATCCGATAATTCTAATATGTATGTCTATTTCTCCATGACAGAGAATCAGTTGCTTGACCTCACCCGCCGCTACGGCTCCAAGGATAAGGCGCTGGCAGAGATGGACTCTATCGAATTACAGCTCAATGACCGTTCTGTCTATCCGCAAGAAGGTAAGATAGAAACTATCAGTGGTGTAATTGATACCTCTACGGGTACAGTCAGTCTGCGTGCCGTGTTCCCCAATAAAGAGGGATTGCTGACCAGTGGCGGTTCGGGCAACGTCATCATCCCGGTACGGAAAGAGAACTGCATCGTTGTTCCCCAGAGTGCCACTTACGAAGTACAGGACAAGGTCTATGTATATAAGGTAGTTGACGGCAAGGCGCAATCAGTTCCCGTGCAAGTGACCCGTGTGAATGGAGGTCAGGAATATATCGTAGAGAGTGGCTTGAAAGTGGGGGACACAATTGTGGCCGAAGGCGTGGGTTTGCTGCGTGAAGGTACCTCCGTCCAACCCAAAACGAATGAATGA
- a CDS encoding MotA/TolQ/ExbB proton channel family protein encodes METTQKKAASFKGIRSAGWVIVICFIIAVLIFHFVLGNPSNFMNNDPNNHPLPGNFLGTIYKGGFIVPVIQTLLLTVIALSIERYIAIGAAFGKGSLVKFVANIKAALAEGDMKKAQQICDSQRGSVANVVNATLKKYAEMENDTELSKDQKLLAIQKELEEATALELPMMEQNLPIIGTITTLGTLMGLLGTVIGMIRSFAALAAGGSADSMALSQGISEALINTAFGILTGALAVISYNYYTNKIDKLTYSLDEVGFSIVQTFAATHK; translated from the coding sequence ATGGAAACTACTCAAAAAAAAGCAGCCTCTTTTAAAGGCATCAGATCCGCCGGTTGGGTAATCGTAATCTGTTTTATCATCGCCGTGCTTATTTTTCACTTTGTGTTGGGAAATCCCTCCAACTTTATGAACAACGACCCGAACAACCATCCGTTGCCGGGTAACTTCCTCGGTACCATCTATAAAGGTGGATTCATTGTTCCTGTAATTCAAACGCTTTTGCTGACTGTCATCGCACTGAGTATTGAACGTTATATTGCCATTGGCGCTGCCTTTGGTAAGGGGTCATTGGTGAAATTCGTAGCTAACATCAAAGCAGCCTTGGCTGAAGGTGATATGAAGAAGGCACAACAAATCTGCGATTCACAACGTGGTTCTGTAGCCAATGTGGTAAATGCCACTTTGAAGAAGTATGCCGAGATGGAGAATGACACAGAGCTGTCCAAAGACCAGAAACTGCTTGCCATCCAGAAGGAATTGGAAGAAGCCACTGCGCTGGAACTGCCGATGATGGAGCAGAATCTTCCTATTATTGGTACCATCACGACTTTAGGTACATTGATGGGATTGCTCGGTACAGTTATCGGTATGATCCGTTCATTTGCCGCCCTTGCAGCCGGAGGTTCAGCCGACTCCATGGCTCTGTCGCAAGGTATTTCTGAGGCTTTGATTAATACTGCCTTCGGTATCTTGACCGGTGCATTGGCCGTTATCTCCTACAACTATTATACAAACAAGATTGACAAGTTGACTTACAGCCTCGATGAGGTTGGTTTCTCCATCGTGCAGACTTTTGCAGCTACCCATAAATAG
- a CDS encoding efflux RND transporter permease subunit, with protein MNLRTFIERPVFSAVISITIVILGIIGLFTLPVEQYPDIAPPTIMVSTTYYGASAETLQKSVIAPLEEAINGVEDMTYMTSTASNAGSVSITVYFKQGTDPDMAAVNVQNRVSKATGQLPAEVTQVGVTTSKRQTSILQMFSLYSPDDSYDENFLANYISINLKPQILRISGVGDMMIMGGDYSMRIWMKPDVMAQYKLIPSDVTAVLAEQNIESATGSFGENSDETYQYTMKYTGRLITPEEFGDIVIRSTEDGEVLKLKDIADIELGKDSYAYKGTMDGHPGISCMVFQTAGSNATEVNRQIDRLLEEARKDLPKGVELTQMMSSNDFLFASIHEVVKTLIEAIILVILVVYVFLQDIRSTLIPLVGIVVSLIGTFAFMSVAGFSINLITLFALVLVIGTVVDDAIVVVEAVQARFDVGYKSSYMASIDAMKGISNAVITSSLVFMAVFIPVSFMGGTSGTFYTQFGLTMAVAVGISAINALTLSPALCALLLKPYINEDGTEKNNFASRFRKAFNTAFEAVVEKYKKIVLLFIKRRWLGWSLLALSVVLLVFLMNTTKTGLVPDEDQGTLFVNVSTAPGSSLKTTNDIIDRVEKRLEDLPQKLHLQKVAGYGLLSGQGNSFGMIIVKLKPWDERTAKEDQVQAVVNQIYARTADIKDATVFAIAPGMIPGYGMGNALDLNVQDKQGGDMNTFFQTTQQYLAALNQRPEISMAYSTFDVRYPQWTVEVDASKCKRAGITPDQVLSTLSGYYGGQYVSNFNRFSKVYKVMIQADPKFRLDEASLNNAFVRMSNGEMAPLSQFVTLTRSYGAESLSRFNMFNSIAVNAMPAEGYSTGDAIRAVQETAEIALPKGYGYDFGGITREESQQSGTTVIIFGICILMIYLILSALYESFLIPFAVILAVPAGLMGSFLFARIAGLENNIYLQTGLIMLIGLLAKTAILLTEYAAERRKAGMGLIASAVSAAKARFRPILMTVLTMIFGLFPLVVATGVGANGNRSLGTGVVGGMFIGTLALLFIVPVLFISFQWLQERLRPAQSVPTSDWQIEEEMKVSRKEIEESH; from the coding sequence ATGAACCTCAGAACTTTTATAGAACGCCCCGTTTTTTCGGCAGTCATCTCCATTACGATTGTCATTCTGGGCATCATCGGATTGTTCACCTTGCCCGTTGAGCAATATCCCGACATTGCGCCGCCCACCATCATGGTGAGCACCACTTACTATGGTGCCAGTGCGGAAACCCTTCAGAAAAGTGTTATCGCTCCGTTGGAAGAGGCCATCAACGGTGTGGAGGACATGACTTACATGACTTCTACCGCCAGCAATGCAGGGTCGGTTTCCATTACTGTTTACTTCAAGCAGGGTACAGACCCGGACATGGCGGCGGTCAATGTGCAGAACCGTGTGTCCAAAGCTACGGGGCAGCTTCCTGCCGAAGTAACCCAGGTGGGTGTCACCACCAGCAAGCGGCAGACCAGTATCTTACAGATGTTCTCTTTATATAGCCCTGATGACAGCTATGACGAGAACTTTCTTGCCAACTATATCAGTATCAACCTGAAGCCGCAGATTCTCCGTATCTCCGGTGTGGGCGATATGATGATTATGGGTGGTGACTACAGCATGCGTATCTGGATGAAACCGGATGTCATGGCGCAGTACAAGCTGATACCTTCGGATGTGACGGCTGTGCTGGCAGAGCAGAATATCGAATCGGCCACCGGGTCGTTTGGTGAGAACTCGGATGAGACGTATCAATATACCATGAAATATACGGGACGCCTCATTACTCCTGAGGAGTTCGGCGACATCGTCATCCGTTCTACCGAAGACGGCGAGGTGCTGAAACTGAAGGACATCGCCGATATAGAGCTGGGTAAGGACAGTTATGCCTACAAAGGTACCATGGATGGACATCCCGGTATCTCCTGCATGGTGTTCCAGACCGCGGGCTCCAATGCCACGGAAGTGAACCGGCAGATTGACCGGCTCCTTGAAGAAGCACGCAAGGACTTGCCGAAAGGCGTGGAGCTTACCCAGATGATGTCCAGCAACGATTTCCTCTTCGCCTCTATCCACGAAGTGGTGAAAACGCTGATTGAGGCTATTATCCTGGTTATCCTGGTGGTTTATGTCTTTTTGCAAGACATCCGCTCTACGCTGATTCCGCTGGTAGGTATCGTTGTTTCACTGATTGGTACGTTTGCTTTCATGTCCGTTGCCGGATTCAGTATCAACCTGATTACGCTGTTTGCGCTGGTATTGGTGATTGGTACGGTGGTGGATGACGCCATTGTCGTGGTGGAGGCGGTGCAGGCACGGTTTGATGTGGGCTATAAGTCCTCCTATATGGCAAGTATCGATGCGATGAAGGGCATCAGCAACGCGGTTATCACTTCTTCACTGGTGTTTATGGCGGTGTTTATTCCGGTATCGTTCATGGGAGGGACTTCCGGTACGTTCTATACCCAGTTTGGGTTGACGATGGCGGTGGCCGTTGGTATTTCGGCGATTAATGCGTTGACACTCAGTCCCGCACTTTGTGCCTTGCTGCTGAAGCCTTATATCAATGAGGACGGAACGGAGAAGAATAATTTTGCTTCGCGCTTCCGCAAGGCATTCAACACGGCTTTCGAGGCGGTGGTCGAGAAGTATAAGAAGATAGTGTTGCTGTTCATCAAGCGCCGCTGGCTGGGATGGTCGTTGCTGGCACTTTCGGTGGTGCTGCTGGTATTCCTGATGAATACCACCAAGACCGGACTGGTGCCCGACGAGGACCAAGGAACGTTGTTTGTCAACGTTAGCACCGCTCCGGGTAGCTCGCTCAAGACGACAAATGACATTATAGACCGCGTGGAGAAGCGTCTGGAAGACCTTCCTCAGAAATTGCACTTGCAGAAAGTTGCCGGTTATGGTCTGCTGTCCGGGCAGGGAAATTCTTTCGGTATGATTATCGTGAAGCTGAAACCTTGGGACGAGCGTACGGCAAAGGAAGACCAGGTGCAGGCAGTCGTCAACCAGATATACGCTCGCACGGCGGATATTAAGGATGCTACAGTCTTTGCCATTGCTCCGGGTATGATTCCGGGCTATGGTATGGGTAATGCGCTGGACTTGAATGTGCAGGACAAGCAGGGAGGGGATATGAACACCTTCTTCCAGACCACCCAGCAGTATCTGGCGGCACTGAACCAGCGTCCGGAAATTTCGATGGCATACTCCACGTTCGATGTACGCTATCCGCAGTGGACCGTCGAGGTGGATGCTTCCAAGTGCAAACGTGCCGGGATTACTCCCGACCAGGTGTTGTCCACACTGTCGGGCTATTATGGCGGGCAATATGTCTCCAACTTCAACCGTTTCTCCAAAGTTTACAAGGTAATGATTCAGGCCGACCCGAAGTTCCGTTTGGATGAGGCTTCACTGAACAATGCCTTTGTGCGCATGTCCAACGGTGAGATGGCTCCGTTGAGCCAGTTCGTTACGCTGACCCGTTCCTACGGTGCCGAGTCCTTGAGCCGCTTCAACATGTTCAACTCCATTGCCGTGAATGCCATGCCTGCTGAGGGATACAGTACCGGTGACGCCATCCGTGCCGTACAAGAAACGGCGGAGATAGCCTTGCCGAAGGGATATGGCTATGACTTTGGTGGCATCACCCGCGAGGAAAGCCAGCAGAGTGGTACTACAGTCATCATCTTCGGTATCTGTATCTTGATGATTTACTTGATTCTGAGTGCGCTTTACGAGAGCTTTCTGATTCCGTTTGCCGTTATCCTGGCCGTTCCTGCGGGCCTGATGGGGTCGTTCCTTTTTGCCAGGATAGCCGGGTTGGAGAATAATATCTATTTGCAGACGGGACTTATCATGCTGATAGGTCTGTTGGCAAAGACTGCTATTCTGTTGACGGAGTATGCCGCCGAGCGCCGTAAAGCGGGAATGGGGCTGATTGCTTCTGCCGTCAGTGCGGCAAAGGCGCGTTTCCGTCCCATCCTGATGACGGTACTGACGATGATTTTCGGCCTTTTCCCCTTGGTGGTTGCCACGGGTGTCGGAGCCAACGGTAACCGTTCATTGGGTACGGGTGTTGTCGGTGGTATGTTCATCGGCACATTGGCGCTGCTGTTCATTGTTCCTGTCTTGTTCATCAGTTTCCAGTGGTTGCAGGAGCGGCTTCGTCCTGCCCAATCCGTCCCGACGAGCGACTGGCAGATTGAGGAAGAGATGAAAGTAAGCCGGAAGGAGATAGAAGAATCACATTAG
- a CDS encoding ExbD/TolR family protein: MAEIQESGNKKGGKSKQKKMTVRVDFTPMVDMNMLLITFFMLCTSLSKPQTMEISMPSNDKTITEEQQTKVKASQAITLLLGDDNKLYYYEGEPNYKDYTSLKETTYQADGLRAMLLQRNRVAVNEVNRLKQQKLDLKISEDDYRKQLSEIKSGKDTPTVIIKATDKSSYKNLIDALDEMQICNIGKYVITDIAEADEFLMKNYESKGELSQNIAE; encoded by the coding sequence ATGGCTGAAATACAAGAAAGCGGCAACAAGAAAGGTGGAAAAAGCAAGCAGAAGAAAATGACTGTCAGGGTGGACTTTACACCTATGGTGGACATGAACATGTTGCTGATTACCTTCTTTATGCTTTGTACCTCACTGAGCAAACCTCAGACCATGGAGATAAGCATGCCGAGCAATGACAAGACCATCACCGAGGAGCAGCAGACCAAAGTCAAGGCTTCCCAAGCCATCACGCTGTTGCTGGGGGATGACAACAAGTTGTATTATTACGAAGGGGAACCTAACTACAAGGACTATACTTCACTGAAGGAAACTACCTATCAGGCGGATGGTCTGCGGGCAATGCTTCTGCAACGTAATAGAGTTGCTGTGAACGAGGTGAACAGACTGAAGCAGCAGAAACTGGATCTTAAGATATCAGAGGATGACTACCGGAAACAGCTTTCCGAGATAAAAAGCGGAAAGGATACGCCGACAGTCATCATCAAGGCTACCGATAAGTCTTCGTACAAGAATCTGATTGATGCTCTCGATGAAATGCAGATATGTAATATAGGTAAGTATGTGATAACGGATATTGCCGAAGCCGACGAGTTCTTGATGAAGAACTACGAAAGCAAGGGCGAATTGTCCCAGAACATTGCTGAATGA
- a CDS encoding TolC family protein, giving the protein MKKQFILLAVVGLVLTSCGIYTKYQRPEDITTDGLYGHDLDGQSLDSLSLFVASDTASIASLSWRELFTDPQLQSLIEQALQGNTDLLSARQRIKEAEATLMSAKLSYLPSFMLTPQGGVSSFDNSKGSWTYSGIASASWEVDIFGKLTNAKRRSKALYLQSLEYEQAVSTSLIANVANLYYTLLMLDEQYRISEETAASWRESVRTMRAMMAAGMTNEASVSQSEANCRQVEASLLDLRQQVKEVENSLSILLDDVPGTIERGRLAGQEFPQELAVGVPLQLLSRRPDVKSAELSLASAFYSTNAARSAFYPSITLSGTAGWTNSAGSMIVNPGKLLFSAIGSLTQPLFNKGLNVAQLKIAKAQQEEARLAFQQALLNAGSEVNNALTQVQVARGKTELRARQITSLETTVRSTRLLMQHGTSTYLEVLTAQQGLLSAQLTQVADRFDEIQGIINLYQALGGGRE; this is encoded by the coding sequence ATGAAGAAACAATTCATATTATTAGCTGTCGTCGGCTTGGTACTGACCAGTTGCGGCATCTATACCAAATACCAGCGCCCGGAGGACATCACGACCGATGGACTTTATGGACACGATTTGGATGGGCAAAGTCTGGATAGCCTGAGTCTGTTTGTGGCATCAGACACTGCCTCCATCGCTTCCCTTTCCTGGCGCGAGCTTTTTACGGACCCGCAATTACAGTCGCTCATCGAGCAAGCCTTGCAAGGCAACACCGACCTGCTTTCCGCCCGGCAACGTATCAAGGAGGCGGAAGCCACGCTGATGTCGGCCAAACTTTCGTACCTGCCTTCGTTTATGCTCACTCCGCAGGGTGGCGTCAGCAGTTTCGACAATTCCAAAGGCTCGTGGACCTATTCCGGCATTGCCTCGGCAAGTTGGGAAGTCGATATTTTTGGTAAGTTGACCAATGCCAAACGCCGTTCCAAAGCGCTCTACCTTCAAAGCTTGGAGTACGAACAAGCCGTCAGCACTTCGCTGATAGCTAATGTGGCCAATCTGTACTACACCTTGCTGATGCTCGACGAGCAATACCGCATTTCCGAAGAAACAGCCGCCAGTTGGCGCGAAAGTGTACGCACCATGCGAGCCATGATGGCTGCAGGCATGACGAACGAGGCGAGTGTCTCGCAATCCGAAGCCAACTGTCGTCAGGTGGAAGCTTCGCTGCTCGACCTCCGGCAGCAGGTAAAGGAAGTGGAGAACAGTCTCTCCATTCTGTTGGACGATGTTCCGGGCACCATTGAGCGTGGCCGGTTGGCGGGGCAGGAGTTCCCGCAGGAACTTGCGGTGGGCGTACCTCTGCAACTGCTTTCCCGCCGTCCCGATGTGAAAAGTGCCGAACTCTCGCTGGCATCCGCTTTCTACAGCACCAATGCCGCCCGTTCTGCTTTCTACCCCTCCATCACCTTGAGCGGTACAGCTGGCTGGACCAACTCGGCAGGAAGCATGATTGTCAATCCAGGAAAACTACTCTTCTCCGCCATCGGCTCGCTGACACAACCCTTGTTCAACAAAGGGCTGAACGTGGCACAGCTCAAGATAGCCAAAGCACAGCAGGAAGAAGCCAGGCTCGCTTTTCAGCAAGCTTTGCTCAATGCCGGTAGCGAAGTGAACAATGCTCTGACCCAAGTGCAGGTAGCCCGTGGAAAGACGGAGCTCCGCGCAAGGCAGATAACTTCACTGGAAACTACCGTCCGCAGCACCCGGTTACTGATGCAACACGGCACTTCCACCTATTTGGAAGTGCTCACTGCCCAGCAGGGGCTACTCTCTGCCCAACTGACACAGGTAGCCGACCGCTTTGATGAAATACAAGGTATCATCAACCTCTATCAAGCCCTTGGTGGAGGGCGGGAGTAA
- a CDS encoding energy transducer TonB codes for MAKVDLSSQAWCDLVFSGKNKAYGAYKMRETSPRRHNIAVILVIVIALIGFSIPTLIKMATPKQKEVMTEVTTLSQLEEPEVKQEEMKRIEPVAPPPPALKSSIKFTAPVIKKDEEVRDEDEIKSQTELTETKVAISIADVKGNDEEHGKDIADLKQVVTQAEPEPEKVFDMVEQMPQFPGGQAEMMQFISKNMKYPTIAQENGTQGRVTCQFVVGADGKVRDVKVLRGVDPYLDKEAVRVIMSMPKWIPGKQNGKAVSVKYTIPVMFRLQ; via the coding sequence ATGGCTAAAGTAGATTTAAGCTCCCAAGCATGGTGTGACCTCGTGTTCAGTGGTAAGAACAAAGCATATGGAGCCTATAAGATGCGTGAGACCTCTCCCAGACGGCACAACATTGCCGTGATACTGGTAATTGTAATTGCATTGATAGGTTTCAGTATCCCTACGCTGATAAAGATGGCTACCCCCAAACAGAAAGAGGTGATGACCGAAGTGACTACCCTTTCGCAGCTGGAAGAACCGGAAGTGAAGCAGGAAGAGATGAAGCGGATAGAGCCCGTGGCCCCACCGCCGCCTGCATTGAAAAGCTCCATTAAGTTTACCGCTCCCGTCATCAAAAAGGATGAGGAAGTGAGGGACGAGGATGAAATAAAAAGCCAGACAGAACTGACGGAAACGAAAGTTGCCATCTCCATTGCCGACGTGAAAGGTAATGACGAGGAACACGGCAAGGACATCGCCGACTTGAAACAAGTGGTGACGCAGGCCGAACCGGAACCTGAAAAGGTTTTCGATATGGTAGAGCAGATGCCCCAGTTCCCCGGTGGTCAGGCCGAGATGATGCAGTTCATCAGCAAGAATATGAAGTATCCGACCATTGCCCAGGAAAACGGTACGCAAGGGCGTGTAACCTGCCAGTTTGTGGTAGGTGCCGACGGCAAGGTGCGTGATGTGAAAGTGCTGAGAGGTGTAGACCCCTATCTGGATAAAGAAGCTGTCCGTGTGATTATGTCCATGCCCAAATGGATTCCCGGCAAGCAGAATGGTAAGGCCGTATCGGTGAAATATACGATACCGGTGATGTTTAGATTACAATAA